A stretch of the Capsicum annuum cultivar UCD-10X-F1 chromosome 8, UCD10Xv1.1, whole genome shotgun sequence genome encodes the following:
- the LOC124886455 gene encoding receptor kinase-like protein Xa21, producing the protein MPNGSLEKYLYSHNYFLNTRRRLSIMIDVACALEYLHHGCSSPVIHCDLKPSNVLLDENMVAHLSDFGISKQLGKDQGDLYAKTLATLGYIAPEYGLEGLVSTECDVYSYGVMLLETFTRRKPNEFEGDLSLMQWVSYSLPDAVMDVVDANLVTATGKGLQKELDVVASIMKVALDCCAENPARRTNIKDVVGLLQKINIQLLAC; encoded by the exons ATGCCTAATGGGAGTCTTGAGAAATATTTGTATTCGCACAACTACTTCCTAAATACCAGGCGGAGATTAAGCATAatgatagatgtggcatgtgCTTTGGAATATCTTCACCATGGATGCTCGTCGCCTGTGATCCACTGTGATCTTAAACCTAGTAACGTCTTGCTGGATGAGAATATGGTTGCCCACCTCAGCGACTTTGGCATTTCAAAACAGCTTGGTAAAGATCAGGGTGATTTGTACGCTAAAACCTTAGCAACATTGGGGTATATAGCGCCAG AGTATGGACTGGAAGGACTAGTGTCAACAGAGTGTGACGTCTATAGTTATGGGGTCATGTTGCTGGAAACGTTTACTAGGAGAAAGCCTAATGAGTTTGAAGGAGATCTTAGCTTGATGCAATGGGTGAGTTATTCACTTCCAGATGCAGTAATGGACGTCGTGGATGCCAACTTGGTAACAGCAACAGGGAAAGGCTTACAGAAGGAGCTAGATGTTGTGGCATCAATCATGAAAGTAGCATTAGATTGTTGTGCTGAAAATCCGGCAAGAAGGACTAACATAAAAGATGTTGTAGGGCTGCTACAGAAGATCAATATTCAACTTCTTGCATGCTAA
- the LOC124886694 gene encoding receptor kinase-like protein Xa21, whose amino-acid sequence MARLHRLKVLDLSFNSFSGEVPSWFVFLHQLQFLSLRNNSFTGSLLSSFSNISKIETLDLAINSFDGQIPKEIGSVEYLRNLNLYGNNLIGSIPPSLTNASRLETLDLSRNLLQGNISEGIGNLHNLNFLSIQDNHLTGSIPFTIFNISKIKVLAFTKNSLSGDLPNGLCNDLTILKELYLSYNKLHGRMPTSLSNCSQLQMLSLSYNEFDGPIHSEIGKLSNLLELYLGYNHFTCEIPKEIRNLIKFEELLLEINSFSGSLPMEIFNISGLKNLDVIDMTQNQFSGSLPNCLGNITSLGEIHLGSNIWSSNIPPSLGNLKALVVLDLSSNNMVGSLPPEIGNLKAATLMDLSMNRFSNRIPREIGGLQNLVNLSLRNNKLQGSIPDSISNMVALEFLDLSQNNISGTIPMSLEKLQNLKYRKGERSPQQDDSLSTQKRERISYYELLQAADDLSESNLIGSGSFCSVYKGILNSGIFVAVKVFNLQQDEPSP is encoded by the exons ATGGCACGCTTGCACCGGCTTAAGGTTCTTGATTTAAGTTTCAACAGCTTCAGCGGGGAGGTTCCCTCATGGTTTGTTTTTTTACACCAACTTCAATTTCTAAGTCTTAGGAATAATAGTTTCACGGGTTCACTCCTCTCTTCATTTTCTAATATTTCAAAGATTGAAACCTTGGATTTGGCAATCAATTCCTTCGATGGTCAAATCCCGAAAGAGATTGGTAGTGTTGAATACCTGAGAAATTTAAACTTGTATGGAAACAATCTCATAGGCTCCATTCCTCCGTCACTCACGAATGCCTCAAGGTTAGAGACTTTAGATTTATCTCGAAATTTACTTCAAGGAAATATTTCAGAAGGAATTGGCAATCTTCACAACCTGAACTTCTTGTCCATACAAGATAATCATCTTACCGGTTCTATTCCATTCACAATTTTCAATATTTCGAAAATCAAAGTCCTTGCATTTACAAAGAACAGCCTATCAGGAGATCTTCCTAATGGTTTATGCAATGATCTCACAATACTCAAAGAGCTTTATCTGTCTTATAACAAGCTTCACGGACGTATGCCTACAAGCTTGTCAAATTGTTCACAACTTCAAATGTTGTCTTTATCATACAATGAGTTTGATGGTCCAATACATAGTGAAATTGGAAAATTGAGTAACTTGCTGGAATTGTATCTCGGATATAACCATTTCACAT GTGAAATACCCAAAGAGATAAGAAATCTCATTAAATTCGAGGAACTTCTTCTTGAGATAAATAGTTTTAGTGGTTCACTTCCAATGGAGATCTTCAACATATCAGGCCTGAAA AACTTGGATGTCATAGACATGActcaaaatcaattttcaggTTCTCTTCCTAATTGTTTAGGAAACATTACTTCCCTTGGAGAGATACATCTGGGTTCCAATATATGGAGTTCCAATATACCACCAAGCTTAGGGAACCTTAAAGCTCTAGTGGTTCTTGACTTATCTTCAAACAACATGGTAGGTTCTTTACCTCCAGAGATTGGAAATCTAAAGGCTGCGACGCTGATGGATCTGTCAATGAATCGATTCTCAAATAGAATTCCTAGAGAAATTGGAGGATTGCAAAATTTGGTGAACCTTTCTTTGAGAAATAACAAGTTGCAAGGATCTATACCTGACTCAATTAGCAACATGGTAGCATTGGAATTCCTAGACCTTTCTCAAAATAACATATCAGGAACCATTCCTATGTCTTTGGAGAAACTTCAAAACCTGAA GTATAGAAAAGGTGAAAGATCTCCTCAACAAGATGATTCATTGTCTACACAGAAACGAGAAAGAATTTCATACTATGAACTGCTCCAAGCAGCAGATGATCTTAGTGAGAGTAATCTGATTGGTTCCGGAAGTTTTTGCTCTGTTTACAAAGGCATTCTCAATAGTGGAATTTTCGTTGCAGTTAAAGTGTTCAATCTGCAACAAGATGAG CCTTCGCCATAG
- the LOC107868374 gene encoding receptor kinase-like protein Xa21 encodes MEKAFTSFLLTSLLLHYVMARSAMTKTSITTDQLALFSLKSQIASDPFHFLDESWSFAMSICHWVGVTCGSRHQHVNSLNLSNMDLTGKIPHDLGNLTFLVFLDLGSNIFHGNLPQEMAHLRRLKFLDLSFNSFRGEVPSWFGFLHQFQVLKLGNNSFTGSIPFSFSNISELETLNLKFNSIEGQIPKVIGNLLNLKSIKLGRIEIIAFTGNSLSGSLPKGLCNGLPILKWLYLSRNKLHGHIPTSISNCSQLQVLSLWENDLTVSVGNFSTSLVKFYAISSKIRGRIPDEVGNLSSLLDLDLSENNLVGSIPTSIGNLEDLQRLRFTDNNLTGLIGDHICKLQHLGAIYLGQNQLSGSLPNCLGNITSLREIHLGSNKLSSNIPPSLGNLHDLVVLDLSSNSMIGTLPPEIGNIKAATLIDLSMNQFSNRIPREIGGLYRRGKSVPQKADLLSTVAKERISYDELLRATNALSESNLIGSGSFGSVFKGVLRSGTAIAVKVFNLQLDAAFKSFDTECEVLCSLCHTNLVKVITSCSNLEFKALVLEYMPNGNLGKYLYSHNCFLNVRQRLSIMIDVTCALEYLHHGCSSVVVHCDLKPSNVLLDEDMVAHLSDFGISKLLGDDESDLYTETFATLGYIAPVSTKCDVYSYGIMLLEMFTRRKPNEFEGDHSLKQWVSYSFPQAVMDVVDANLLNSTGNRLQKELDAAASIMKVALDCCAESPARKTNMKDVVAMLQKIKIQLIAC; translated from the exons ATGGAGAAAGCGTTCACTTCTTTTCTCTTAACATCTTTGTTGCTTCACTATGTTATGGCTCGTTCAGCGATGACCAAAACCAGCATTACTACTGATCAATTGGCTCTTTTTTCTCTGAAATCCCAAATCGCTTCAGACCCCTTTCATTTCTTGGATGAAAGTTGGTCTTTCGCTATGTCCATTTGCCATTGGGTTGGAGTCACTTGTGGCTCTCGTCATCAACATGTGAATTCCTTGAATCTTTCTAACATGGATCTTACTGGCAAGATTCCCCATGATCTTGGAAACCTCACATTTCTTGTTTTTCTCGACTTGGGAAgcaacattttccatggaaatttGCCTCAAGAAATGGCACACTTGCGTCGGcttaagtttcttgatttaagttTTAACAGCTTCAGAGGGGAGGTTCCTTCTTGGTTTGGGTTTTTACACCAATTTCAAGTTCTAAAACTTGGAAATAATAGTTTCACTGGTTCCATCCCTTTTTCATTTTCTAATATTTCCGAACTTGAGACTTTGAATCTGAAATTCAATTCCATAGAGGGTCAAATCCCAAAAGTGATTGGAAATCTTCTGAACCTTAAGAGTATTAAACTTGGGAG GATTGAAATCATTGCATTTACAGGCAATAGCTTATCAGGAAGTCTTCCCAAAGGTTTATGCAATGGTCTCCCAATACTCAAATGGCTTTATTTATCTAGAAACAAGCTTCATGGTCATATTCCTACAAGCATATCAAATTGTTCACAACTTCAAGTATTGTCTTTATGGGAAAATGATTTAACAG TCTCCGTAGGGAACTTTTCTACGTCTCTAGTAAAATTTTACGCCATCAGTAGCAAAATCAGAGGGCGAATTCCCGATGAAGTTGGGAACTTAAGCAGCTTATTAGACCTTGATCTTTCTGAAAATAACCTGGTCGGATCGATTCCCACATCAATTGGCAACTTGGAAGACCTTCAGCGCTTAAGATTTACTGACAACAATCTTACAGGATTAATTGGTGATCATATATGTAAATTGCAGCATTTGGGTGCTATTTACTTGGGTCAAAATCAACTTTCAGGATCTCTTCCTAATTGTTTAGGGAATATTACTTCCCTTAGGGAGATACATCTGGGTTCCAACAAATTGAGTTCTAATATACCACCAAGCTTAGGGAACCTTCACGATTTAGTGGTTCTTGACTTATCGTCAAACAGCATGATAGGTACTTTACCTCCAGAAATTGGAAATATAAAGGCTGCGACGCTGATAGATCTATCGATGAATCAATTTTCAAACAGAATTCCAAGAGAAATTGGAGGATT GTATAGAAGAGGTAAAAGTGTTCCTCAGAAAGCTGACTTACTGTCTACCGTAGCAAAAGAAAGGATTTCATACGATGAACTTCTCCGAGCAACTAATGCACTTAGCGAAAGTAATCTGATTGGTTCTGGAAGTTTTGGCTCTGTTTTCAAAGGCGTTCTTAGAAGTGGAACTGCCATTGCAGTTAAAGTGTTCAACCTGCAACTGGATGCGGCATTCAAGAGTTTTGATACGGAATGTGAAGTTTTGTGCAGCCTTTGCCATACGAATCTCGTAAAAGTCATTACTAGTTGTTCCAATCTTGAATTCAAGGCTTTAGTGCTAGAGTATATGCCTAATGGAAATCTTGGGAAGTATTTGTATTCGCACAACTGCTTCCTCAACGTCAGACAGAGACTAAGCATAATGATAGATGTGACATGTGCATTGGAATATCTCCATCACGGGTGTTCGTCGGTTGTGGTTCACTGTGATCTAAAGCCTAGTAATGTTTTgctggatgaggatatggttgcCCACCTAAGTGACTTTGGCATTTCAAAACTACTTGGTGACGATGAGAGTGATTTATACACTGAAACCTTTGCAACACTGGGTTATATTGCTCCGG TGTCAACAAAATGCGATGTCTATAGCTACGGGATCATGTTACTGGAAATGTTTACTAGGAGAAAGCCTAATGAGTTTGAGGGAGATCATAGCTTGAAGCAATGGGTGAGTTATTCATTTCCACAGGCAGTAATGGACGTCGTAGATGCCAACTTGCTAAACTCCACAGGCAATCGCTTACAGAAGGAGCTAGATGCTGCAGCATCAATCATGAAAGTGGCATTAGATTGTTGTGCTGAATCTCCGGCAAGAAAGACTAACATGAAAGATGTTGTAGCGATGCTGCAGAAGATCAAGATTCAACTTATTGCATGCTAA